The Elusimicrobiota bacterium genome includes a region encoding these proteins:
- a CDS encoding murein biosynthesis integral membrane protein MurJ: MSQEKQLTKHAGRVAMGTMVSRILGYIRDMLVAHVFGAGLAADAFYAAYRIPNLFRRLLGEGSLSASFIPVLSEYVSSKTKEETQELINVVFTALTLVLTVLMILGMIFAPQIVNVVAYGFTSNPDKFELTVNLTRLMFPFLLFICLAALLLGIAN; encoded by the coding sequence ATGAGCCAAGAAAAACAATTGACCAAACATGCCGGAAGGGTTGCGATGGGAACGATGGTATCCCGCATATTGGGATATATCCGCGATATGCTCGTGGCCCATGTTTTCGGCGCCGGTCTGGCTGCTGATGCTTTTTATGCGGCATACAGAATCCCAAATCTTTTCAGGAGACTTTTGGGAGAAGGTTCTCTTTCCGCATCTTTTATTCCTGTTTTAAGCGAATATGTTAGTTCAAAAACCAAGGAGGAAACCCAGGAACTAATCAATGTTGTTTTTACTGCTTTGACTTTGGTTTTGACCGTTTTAATGATTTTAGGAATGATTTTTGCGCCTCAAATCGTAAATGTTGTTGCTTACGGGTTTACATCTAACCCTGATAAATTTGAACTTACCGTCAACCTTACCCGGCTGATGTTTCCTTTCCTTTTGTTTATATGCCTTGCAGCCCTATTACTTGGAATTGCAAATA